From the Bacillus tuaregi genome, one window contains:
- a CDS encoding YybS family protein → MKNVHKLTEGAILLAAYTVMLLITIYVPILGAFVNLFLSLPFIMFAAKHNRQSSLVFIVAATFLSLIVGTLLAIPLTLAYGLTGLVMGDFVRNQKGRAAVFLAGTITFLLNLVAQYAVAVAFFKIDIIEQSVDLVRESVDQSMSILSALGQEQNAVLLEQLNAGIELLQSLVPSLFVMISLGTVFLIQLVSFPIIKRFGVNIGEWRSFRELTLPKSLLYYFLFALVASLFLQTDAGGYIHIALTNILFVLQLLMVIQGLAFIWYFSHLKEWPKALPVIVTVLVFIMPFLLYIVWILGIIDLGFDLRKRMIK, encoded by the coding sequence TTGAAAAATGTACATAAGCTGACAGAGGGAGCTATTTTATTAGCTGCATATACTGTTATGCTGCTTATTACGATTTATGTACCGATTCTTGGTGCATTCGTAAATCTATTCCTTTCTCTACCATTCATTATGTTCGCCGCTAAGCATAATCGGCAGTCTTCGCTTGTCTTTATAGTCGCTGCGACCTTTCTTTCACTGATTGTCGGCACTCTTTTAGCGATTCCACTAACCTTGGCTTACGGGTTAACCGGTCTCGTCATGGGTGATTTTGTACGCAATCAAAAAGGAAGAGCAGCTGTATTTCTTGCGGGTACCATTACCTTTCTGCTGAACCTAGTCGCCCAGTACGCAGTGGCTGTCGCCTTTTTTAAAATTGATATTATTGAGCAGAGCGTAGATTTAGTTAGAGAATCTGTTGATCAGTCCATGAGTATATTGAGTGCACTCGGGCAGGAGCAAAATGCGGTTCTCCTTGAACAGCTAAATGCAGGAATTGAATTGCTTCAGTCACTCGTTCCAAGCTTGTTTGTCATGATATCATTGGGGACGGTATTCCTAATCCAATTGGTTAGTTTTCCAATTATCAAAAGATTTGGGGTAAATATTGGTGAATGGAGGTCGTTTAGAGAGCTGACGCTTCCGAAGAGTCTCCTTTATTATTTTTTATTCGCACTAGTGGCTTCCTTGTTTCTTCAAACCGATGCAGGTGGCTACATCCATATAGCTTTAACAAATATCCTATTTGTACTACAATTATTAATGGTCATTCAAGGATTAGCATTTATCTGGTATTTCAGTCACTTAAAGGAGTGGCCAAAAGCCCTGCCGGTCATTGTTACCGTCCTGGTATTCATCATGCCGTTTCTTCTTTATATTGTTTGGATTTTAGGTATAATTGATTTAGGATTTGATTTAAGAAAAAGAATGATTAAATAA
- a CDS encoding DHH family phosphoesterase, whose amino-acid sequence MPLNLKKRSIRYLLYGLMGITVVLLGILAYFNWLFGAAGFFLSAPFFFFILYVDNREKREIEEYISTLSYRVKKVGEEALMEMPIGIMLINDDYYIEWTNPFISSSFSEDTLIGRSLYDVAESIVPLIKQEVETEIITLHDRKFRVIHKRDEKLLYFLDVTEQAEIEKLYEDERTVIAVIFLDNYDDVTQGMDDPTRSSLNNLVTSILNQWAQVNGVFIKRVSSDRYIAVFNESILQDLEKGKFTILDDVRDATAKQNVGLTLSIGVGTGVSSLPELGALAQSSLDLALGRGGDQVAIKQSNGKVKFFGGKSNPVEKRTRVRARVISHALKELVVESEKVIIMGHKYPDMDAIGASIGILKVAQMNQREGYVVVNFNEIDTGVRRLMEEIQKHEGLFSRFITSEQALEIATEDTLLVIVDTHKPSLVIEERLLSKIDHTVVIDHHRRGEEFISHPLLVYMEPYASSTSELVTELLEYQPKNSKIEMLEATALLAGIIVDTKSFTLRTGSRTFDAASYLRAHGADTVLVQRFLKEDIDTYVRRAKLIESVTYYHEGIAIAAGNEDEIYNQVLLAQTADTLLSMDGVKASFVLSKRSENMIGISARSLGEINVQIIMEALNGGGHLTNAATQLTGISIEEAEQRLRQAIDEYFEGRTKE is encoded by the coding sequence ATGCCTTTAAACTTAAAAAAGCGATCCATTCGTTATCTTTTATATGGATTGATGGGTATAACAGTGGTGCTTCTAGGGATATTAGCATATTTTAATTGGCTGTTTGGTGCTGCTGGCTTTTTCCTATCTGCTCCCTTCTTTTTTTTCATCCTCTATGTTGATAATCGCGAGAAGAGAGAAATAGAAGAATATATCTCAACCCTTTCTTACCGTGTTAAGAAGGTCGGAGAAGAAGCATTAATGGAAATGCCAATTGGGATTATGCTGATTAATGATGATTATTATATTGAATGGACGAATCCATTTATCTCATCCTCTTTCTCTGAGGATACGCTAATCGGAAGGTCATTGTATGATGTCGCAGAATCGATTGTGCCGTTAATAAAGCAAGAGGTCGAGACTGAAATTATTACACTTCACGATCGAAAGTTCCGTGTGATACATAAGCGTGATGAGAAGCTTCTCTATTTTCTAGATGTCACGGAGCAGGCTGAAATTGAAAAGCTGTATGAGGATGAACGAACGGTCATTGCGGTTATATTCCTTGATAATTATGATGATGTTACACAAGGAATGGATGACCCTACTAGAAGCAGCCTCAATAATCTGGTTACCTCCATTCTGAATCAATGGGCTCAAGTAAACGGTGTCTTTATTAAAAGGGTATCTTCTGACCGCTATATTGCCGTCTTTAATGAGTCCATTCTTCAGGATCTTGAAAAGGGTAAATTTACGATATTGGATGATGTGCGAGATGCTACAGCGAAGCAGAATGTCGGACTGACCTTGAGTATTGGGGTTGGAACTGGGGTCTCCTCCCTACCGGAGCTTGGCGCCCTAGCACAATCAAGCCTTGATCTCGCGCTCGGAAGAGGTGGAGACCAGGTAGCCATTAAACAATCGAACGGCAAGGTGAAGTTTTTCGGCGGTAAGTCCAATCCGGTTGAAAAAAGAACTAGAGTCCGAGCCCGCGTTATCTCCCATGCCTTGAAGGAATTAGTGGTTGAAAGCGAAAAGGTCATTATCATGGGGCATAAGTATCCTGATATGGATGCTATCGGTGCATCAATTGGTATTTTAAAGGTCGCGCAAATGAACCAGCGTGAGGGCTACGTCGTTGTTAATTTTAATGAAATTGATACCGGTGTCAGAAGATTAATGGAGGAAATTCAGAAACATGAAGGTTTATTTTCCCGATTTATTACTTCTGAGCAGGCGTTGGAAATTGCGACAGAAGATACACTATTAGTCATTGTGGATACACATAAGCCTTCCTTGGTTATTGAAGAACGACTATTATCTAAGATTGACCATACTGTCGTGATTGACCATCACCGTCGCGGGGAAGAATTTATTAGCCATCCCCTGCTTGTGTATATGGAGCCTTATGCTTCCTCGACGTCAGAGCTTGTGACGGAATTACTTGAATATCAGCCGAAGAACAGTAAAATTGAAATGCTGGAAGCAACGGCCTTATTGGCAGGAATTATTGTCGATACGAAAAGCTTTACGTTAAGAACGGGTTCAAGGACCTTTGACGCTGCCTCCTATTTGCGGGCCCATGGGGCGGATACCGTGTTAGTGCAGCGGTTCTTAAAGGAAGATATCGATACGTATGTAAGAAGAGCGAAGCTTATTGAGTCTGTCACCTATTACCATGAAGGGATTGCTATCGCTGCAGGTAATGAGGATGAAATTTATAATCAGGTGCTGCTTGCTCAAACCGCAGATACTCTGCTATCAATGGATGGAGTGAAGGCATCCTTCGTCCTTTCCAAGCGTTCAGAAAACATGATTGGCATTAGTGCTCGTTCCTTAGGGGAAATCAATGTCCAAATCATTATGGAGGCACTGAATGGAGGCGGCCATTTAACAAATGCTGCCACTCAGTTAACCGGTATCTCGATTGAAGAGGCTGAGCAGCGTCTTAGACAGGCAATTGATGAATATTTCGAAGGGAGAACGAAAGAATGA
- the rplI gene encoding 50S ribosomal protein L9 — protein sequence MKVIFLKDVKGKGKKGEVKNVADGYAHNFLLKQGLAVEANSANVSSLNAQKKKEEKLAAEELEEAKRLKAKVDEITVELSAKSGEGGRLFGSITSKQIAEQLQKKHGIKIDKRKIELEDAIRSLGYTKVPVKLHTEVTATLNVHVKEA from the coding sequence ATGAAAGTAATTTTTCTTAAGGATGTAAAAGGTAAAGGCAAAAAAGGTGAAGTAAAAAATGTAGCCGATGGCTATGCACATAACTTTCTATTAAAGCAGGGTTTGGCTGTTGAAGCAAACTCAGCTAATGTTAGCAGTCTAAATGCCCAAAAGAAAAAGGAAGAAAAGCTTGCGGCCGAAGAACTGGAGGAAGCTAAAAGGTTAAAAGCAAAGGTTGACGAAATCACCGTAGAATTATCTGCAAAGTCTGGTGAAGGCGGTCGTTTATTTGGCTCTATTACAAGCAAGCAGATTGCAGAACAACTACAGAAAAAGCATGGAATTAAAATCGATAAGCGCAAAATCGAGCTAGAGGATGCCATTCGCTCGTTAGGATATACGAAGGTGCCTGTAAAGCTTCATACTGAAGTAACAGCTACATTAAATGTCCATGTAAAGGAAGCTTAA
- the dnaB gene encoding replicative DNA helicase — protein sequence MSELVADRLPPQNMEAEQAVLGAIFLEPSSLTLASEILIPEDFYRGAHQRIFDAMLSLNDKGEAVDLITITEELAAKKLLEDVGGFSYLSELAGSVPTAANIEYYAKIVEEKSILRRLIRTATNIAQEGYTREDEVDVLLSEAEKDILAVSQRKNSGAFHDIKDVLVRTYDNIEQMHNSAGEITGIATGFTELDKMTAGFQRNDLIIVGARPSVGKTAFALNISQSVATKTGENVAIFSLEMGAEQLVMRLLCAEGNIDAQRLRTGALTDEDWGKLTMAMGSLSNAGIFIDDTPGVRVQDIRAKCRRLKQEHGLGMILIDYLQLILGSGRSGENRQQEVSEISRSLKGLARELQVPVIALSQLSRGVEQRQDKRPMMSDIRESGSIEQDADIVAFLYRDDYYDKESENKNIIEIIIAKQRNGPTGTVSLAFVKEYNKFVNLERRFDDTGAPPGA from the coding sequence ATGAGTGAATTAGTGGCGGATCGTCTTCCTCCTCAAAATATGGAGGCTGAGCAGGCAGTACTAGGGGCTATTTTTCTTGAGCCGTCATCACTTACGTTGGCATCCGAGATTTTGATTCCAGAGGATTTTTACCGTGGCGCTCATCAACGGATTTTTGATGCAATGCTTTCTTTGAATGACAAAGGAGAAGCTGTTGATTTAATTACAATTACAGAAGAGCTTGCTGCAAAGAAGCTATTAGAGGACGTTGGCGGATTTAGTTATTTGAGTGAACTAGCCGGTTCTGTACCGACAGCTGCAAATATTGAGTACTATGCGAAAATCGTTGAAGAAAAATCGATTCTACGTAGATTGATTCGAACAGCCACAAATATTGCCCAGGAAGGCTATACGCGTGAGGATGAAGTAGATGTATTGTTAAGTGAAGCGGAGAAAGATATTTTAGCTGTTTCACAAAGAAAAAATTCAGGTGCCTTTCACGATATTAAGGATGTTTTAGTTCGTACCTACGACAATATTGAGCAGATGCATAATAGTGCAGGCGAAATTACTGGTATTGCTACTGGGTTCACAGAGCTTGATAAAATGACAGCAGGTTTTCAGCGAAATGACTTAATTATTGTAGGAGCTCGTCCTTCCGTTGGTAAGACAGCCTTCGCGTTAAATATTTCACAGAGCGTTGCAACAAAAACGGGTGAAAATGTTGCTATCTTCAGTTTGGAGATGGGTGCGGAACAGCTTGTTATGCGTTTGCTTTGTGCTGAAGGGAATATAGACGCCCAGAGATTAAGAACGGGAGCATTGACTGATGAAGACTGGGGTAAGCTGACAATGGCTATGGGTAGCCTATCCAATGCGGGGATTTTCATTGATGATACACCAGGGGTTAGAGTGCAGGATATCCGAGCGAAATGCCGCCGTTTAAAGCAGGAGCATGGACTTGGCATGATTCTAATTGACTACCTGCAGTTAATTCTAGGAAGCGGCCGTTCCGGCGAAAACCGTCAGCAAGAGGTATCGGAAATTTCCCGTTCTTTAAAAGGTCTTGCCCGTGAGCTGCAGGTGCCTGTTATTGCCCTGTCACAGCTTTCCCGTGGTGTGGAGCAGCGTCAGGACAAGCGTCCGATGATGTCAGATATCCGTGAATCAGGAAGTATTGAGCAGGATGCCGATATTGTTGCCTTTTTATACCGTGATGATTACTATGACAAAGAATCTGAGAATAAGAATATCATTGAAATCATTATTGCCAAGCAGCGTAATGGTCCTACAGGAACGGTTTCTCTGGCCTTTGTTAAAGAGTACAATAAATTCGTCAATCTCGAGCGGCGGTTTGATGATACAGGCGCTCCGCCTGGTGCATAA
- a CDS encoding adenylosuccinate synthase has translation MSSVVVVGTQWGDEGKGKITDFLSENAEVIARYQGGNNAGHTIKFNGETYKLHLIPSGIFYKDKISVIGNGMVVDPKALVQELAYLHDKGVSTDNLRISNRAHVILPYHIRLDEVEEERKGANKIGTTKKGIGPAYMDKAARTGIRIADLLDREVFEEKLAQNLKEKNRMLEKFYETEGFKIEEILDEYYEYGQQVKQYVCDTSVVLNDALDEGRRVLFEGAQGVMLDIDQGTYPFVTSSNPVAGGVTIGSGVGPSKITHVVGVCKAYTSRVGDGPFPTELNDEIGNQIREVGREYGTTTGRPRRVGWFDSVVVRHARRVSGLTDLSLNSIDVLSGIETLKICVAYRYNGEVIEEFPASLKVLEACEPVYEELPGWKEDITGCRSLDELPENARHYVERVSQLTGIPLTTFSVGPDRTQTNVIRSPWRQA, from the coding sequence ATGTCATCAGTAGTAGTTGTTGGTACACAATGGGGAGACGAGGGAAAAGGGAAAATCACGGACTTCCTGTCAGAAAACGCAGAAGTGATTGCCCGTTATCAAGGCGGAAATAATGCCGGGCATACCATTAAGTTTAATGGCGAGACGTACAAGCTTCATTTAATTCCATCAGGAATTTTTTACAAGGATAAGATTAGTGTAATCGGAAATGGAATGGTTGTAGACCCTAAGGCATTAGTACAGGAATTAGCTTACTTACATGATAAAGGGGTCTCAACGGATAATCTTCGTATTAGTAACCGTGCCCATGTCATTTTACCTTATCATATCCGCTTGGATGAAGTGGAAGAGGAGCGGAAAGGTGCCAATAAAATTGGTACAACGAAGAAAGGAATCGGACCTGCTTACATGGATAAAGCAGCCAGAACAGGAATCCGAATTGCTGACCTTCTTGATCGTGAAGTTTTCGAGGAAAAGCTTGCGCAAAATTTAAAAGAGAAAAACCGGATGCTAGAAAAGTTTTATGAAACAGAAGGCTTTAAGATTGAAGAAATCTTAGATGAATATTATGAATATGGCCAGCAGGTGAAACAATATGTTTGTGATACATCTGTTGTCTTAAATGATGCTTTGGACGAAGGTCGCCGTGTACTATTTGAAGGTGCACAGGGTGTGATGCTGGACATTGACCAAGGTACATATCCATTTGTTACATCCTCTAACCCGGTTGCAGGTGGAGTGACAATTGGTTCTGGTGTAGGACCATCGAAAATCACACATGTGGTTGGTGTATGTAAGGCCTATACAAGCCGTGTTGGTGACGGTCCCTTCCCTACTGAATTAAATGATGAAATCGGCAATCAAATTCGTGAAGTTGGTCGTGAGTATGGAACAACAACAGGCCGTCCGCGCCGTGTGGGCTGGTTTGACAGTGTCGTTGTTCGTCATGCACGCCGTGTTAGCGGATTGACTGACCTATCACTTAACTCTATTGATGTATTATCTGGGATTGAGACGTTGAAAATTTGTGTGGCCTATCGCTACAATGGGGAAGTTATTGAAGAATTCCCTGCAAGCCTAAAGGTGCTTGAGGCCTGTGAGCCTGTATACGAAGAGCTACCTGGCTGGAAAGAAGATATAACTGGCTGCCGTTCACTTGACGAACTTCCAGAAAATGCCCGTCATTATGTTGAGCGTGTGTCACAATTAACAGGTATTCCGCTTACGACGTTCTCTGTTGGTCCTGACCGTACACAAACAAACGTAATCCGTAGCCCATGGCGCCAAGCTTAA
- the yycF gene encoding response regulator YycF, translated as MNKKILVVDDEKPIADILQFNLVKEGYEVTCAYDGHEALEMVDTIIPDLVLLDIMLPQLDGMEVCREIRKKYEMPIIMLTAKDSEIDKVLGLELGADDYITKPFSTRELIARVKANLRRHQAVAAVSEEEERNEIAIGSLTIHPDAYIVSKRGETIELTHREFELLHYLAQHIGQVMTREHLLQTVWGYDYFGDVRTVDVTVRRLREKIEDNPSHPLWIVTRRGVGYYLRNPEQES; from the coding sequence ATGAATAAGAAAATTCTTGTTGTTGATGATGAGAAGCCCATTGCAGATATATTACAGTTTAATTTAGTGAAGGAAGGGTATGAAGTAACCTGTGCATACGATGGTCATGAGGCATTGGAGATGGTTGATACAATCATACCTGACTTAGTGCTGCTTGATATTATGCTTCCACAGCTGGACGGGATGGAAGTGTGCCGAGAAATTCGTAAAAAATATGAAATGCCGATTATTATGCTTACAGCTAAGGATTCAGAAATTGATAAAGTACTGGGACTTGAATTGGGTGCAGATGATTATATCACAAAGCCCTTTAGTACGAGAGAGTTAATTGCTCGTGTAAAGGCTAATTTGAGACGACATCAGGCCGTTGCAGCTGTATCTGAGGAAGAAGAACGAAATGAGATAGCAATCGGCTCGTTAACGATTCACCCAGATGCATATATTGTGTCAAAACGTGGTGAAACGATCGAGCTTACACATCGTGAATTTGAACTGCTGCACTATTTAGCTCAGCATATTGGACAGGTTATGACGAGGGAGCATTTATTACAGACGGTTTGGGGCTATGACTATTTTGGGGATGTGCGGACTGTAGATGTAACCGTTAGACGCTTGAGGGAAAAAATCGAGGATAACCCAAGTCACCCGCTTTGGATTGTAACGAGAAGAGGAGTCGGCTATTATCTTCGAAACCCTGAGCAGGAGTCATAA
- the walK gene encoding cell wall metabolism sensor histidine kinase WalK — MRKVGFFQSVQHKTVLIYMLLIIIAMQVIGVYFVRQLESTLKENFTTSIEDKEKLLNYYIEELLTKETEPEEEEVPLETSIKNILGDYRSSSDIIEVRVIDGKSRRILGTSDLDNQEIVGQKTTETRILRVLATSQKDEREMIDRNTGKRIWVLTSPVMANDEVVGAIYFVAKIENVFVQMKQINQIFITGTVIALVITVVLGFLLARAITKPISDMRRQAIALSKGNYSRKVKVYGNDEIGQLAFAFNNLTKKLQEAQSSTESERRKLSSVLSYMTDGVIATDRRGRVILINDQAALMLNVSRETVLSTPIVSLLDLENEYTFDELVSEKDSVILDYSTDGSPYILRANFSVIQKETGFVNGLITVLHDITDQEKIEMERREFVANVSHELRTPLTTMRSYLEALSDGAWQDKEIAPNFLNVAQNETERMIRLVNDLLQLSKMDSKDYKLSREWVDFVMFFNRIIDRFELTKDQTVSFERKLPDKPVLLEIDADKLTQVIDNIISNALKYSPEGGKVTFRIKEQDDLIVVSVTDQGVGIPKGNVNKIFGRFYRVDRARSRKLGGTGLGLAIAKEMVEAHDGHIWARSIEGKGTTIFFSLPYEKYEDEEDDWS; from the coding sequence ATGAGAAAAGTTGGTTTTTTTCAATCTGTTCAGCACAAAACGGTCCTTATTTATATGCTGCTCATCATTATTGCTATGCAGGTCATAGGTGTTTATTTTGTCAGACAGTTAGAATCAACCTTAAAGGAAAACTTTACAACATCTATAGAGGATAAGGAAAAGCTGCTTAATTATTATATTGAAGAGTTGTTGACGAAGGAGACAGAACCGGAGGAAGAGGAAGTACCATTAGAAACCAGTATTAAAAATATACTGGGTGATTATCGGTCTTCCTCAGATATTATTGAGGTTAGAGTTATCGACGGGAAATCACGTCGAATTCTTGGTACCTCTGACCTTGATAATCAGGAAATTGTCGGACAAAAAACAACGGAAACAAGGATACTAAGAGTATTGGCAACATCCCAGAAAGATGAACGGGAAATGATAGACAGAAATACTGGCAAACGGATATGGGTCTTAACAAGTCCTGTTATGGCAAATGATGAGGTCGTGGGAGCCATATACTTTGTTGCCAAAATCGAAAATGTCTTTGTACAAATGAAGCAAATTAATCAAATCTTTATCACGGGTACGGTTATTGCACTGGTGATTACAGTTGTATTAGGCTTTTTACTCGCAAGAGCGATTACCAAGCCGATATCCGATATGAGGCGGCAAGCCATAGCGCTTTCTAAGGGGAACTATTCCCGGAAGGTAAAGGTCTATGGCAATGATGAAATTGGTCAGTTGGCATTTGCCTTTAATAATTTAACGAAAAAGCTTCAGGAGGCCCAAAGCTCGACTGAGAGTGAACGGCGAAAGCTATCATCCGTTCTTTCGTATATGACAGATGGGGTAATCGCTACAGACAGAAGGGGACGCGTAATCCTGATTAATGATCAGGCTGCCTTGATGTTGAACGTTTCACGTGAAACGGTGCTTTCTACTCCGATTGTTTCACTTCTTGACCTTGAAAATGAATATACCTTTGACGAACTGGTTTCAGAAAAGGATTCTGTCATTTTGGATTATAGTACGGATGGGAGTCCGTATATTCTGCGTGCAAATTTTTCAGTTATTCAAAAGGAAACGGGTTTTGTAAATGGTCTTATAACAGTTTTACATGATATTACGGATCAGGAAAAGATTGAAATGGAGCGTCGGGAGTTTGTTGCGAATGTGTCTCATGAACTGAGGACGCCATTAACAACGATGAGGAGCTATTTGGAAGCCCTGTCGGATGGGGCATGGCAGGATAAAGAGATTGCACCGAATTTTCTAAATGTAGCTCAAAATGAAACAGAGCGGATGATTCGCCTTGTCAATGATTTATTACAGCTCTCGAAAATGGATAGCAAGGATTATAAGCTGTCAAGGGAATGGGTTGACTTTGTGATGTTTTTCAACCGGATTATTGACCGGTTTGAGCTGACAAAGGATCAAACCGTTTCTTTTGAAAGAAAGCTTCCTGACAAGCCTGTATTGCTGGAAATAGATGCTGATAAGTTGACACAGGTCATTGATAATATTATTTCTAATGCATTAAAGTACTCACCCGAGGGAGGAAAAGTTACCTTTAGGATTAAGGAACAGGATGATCTAATTGTTGTGAGTGTTACCGACCAGGGTGTGGGAATCCCGAAAGGAAACGTGAATAAAATCTTTGGCCGTTTCTATCGCGTCGATAGAGCGCGCTCCAGAAAATTGGGTGGCACCGGACTGGGATTAGCCATAGCTAAGGAAATGGTTGAGGCCCATGACGGTCATATTTGGGCTAGAAGTATTGAAGGAAAAGGAACAACGATATTCTTTAGTCTGCCCTATGAAAAGTACGAGGACGAGGAGGATGATTGGAGTTGA